The Aedes aegypti strain LVP_AGWG chromosome 3, AaegL5.0 Primary Assembly, whole genome shotgun sequence genome contains a region encoding:
- the LOC5567212 gene encoding leucine-zipper-like transcriptional regulator 1 yields the protein MANANRFTSPTPSAAASLVGPSSSTSLASGPTPGPSPSAANKWKRMLECDEFVGARRSKHTVVAYKDAIYVFGGDNGKNMLNDLIRFGVKDKSWGRAFSTGTPPAPRYHHSAVVHGTSMFVFGGYTGDIHSNSNLTNKNDLFEYNFQNGQWTEWKFVGRTPVPRSAHGAAVYDNKLWIYAGYDGNARLNDMWTIRLTGETHQWEEVQQKGDRPPTCCNFPVAVARGCMYVFSGQSGLQITNTLFQFNFKDKTWRRISNEHILRGAPPPPARRYGHTMVHHDRFLYVFGGAADSTLPNDLHCYDLDSQVWSTVIPAPESQVPSGRLFHAAAVIGDAMYIFGGTIDNNVRSGDMYRFQFSSYPKCTLQDDFGKFLQNRQFCDVQFVVGTDEVKVPAHIAMIVARSQFLRSKILAARDARNLHFEKLFGTTEVPFAERPILEVQLPNAQPEAFEMVLNYIYTDRIDFKDPFCNKIVLLMMDVYQLAVQFYIPRLEQLCVQYLEFKISKTNVLDALYNADRMGLTLIKDHCLGFITKEDHFYDIVMSPEFAALEKPLIVEIIRKRLNPSKHSTDMKYDKTIGTSLENDMAVFLKSGGKEFCDINLVLEGKVIPAHKSILAARCTYFQAMFRSFMPADNTVNIQIGDISPSQEAFSSLLRYIYYGDTKMPPEDSLYLFQAPCFYGFTNNRLQAFCKHNLENNITYDNVLQILEASDKMNVPDIKNYALRMVVHNFSQVARLPKMQELTRELLLDVIMAVAETKGDSKRISHDSTFISLYSDI from the exons ATGGCCAATGCAAATCGCTTCACTTCGCCCACGCCTTCGGCCGCTGCTTCATTGGTTGGTCCGAGCAGCAGCACTTCTTTGGCATCCGGACCAACGCCGGGACCCTCGCCGAGTGCGGCCAACAAATGGAAACGGATGCTCGAGTGCGACGAATTCGTTGGGGCCCGGCGATCGAAGCATACGGTGGTGGCCTACAAGGATGCGATTTACGTCTTTGGAGGGGACAATGGCAAAAACATGCTGAACGATTTGATCCGATTCGGAGTGAAGGATAAGTCGTGGGGAAGGGCATTCTCCACGGGAACACCACCGGCTCCACGCTACCATCACTCAGCGGTCGTCCACGGAACGTCGATGTTCGTTTTCGGAGGTTACACCGGGGATATCCATTCCAACTCCAATCTGACGAATAAGAACGATTTGTTCGAGTATAATTTCCAGAACGGACAATGGACCGAGTGGAAGTTTGTCGGAAGGACCCCCGTTCCGAGAAGTGCTCACGGTGCCGCGGTTTACGATAACAAGCTGTGGATCTATGCCGGATACGACGGTAATGCCCGGTTGAACGATATGTGGACGATTCGGTTGACCGGAGAAACCCATCAGTGGGAAGAGGTCCAGCAGAAGGGGGATCGTCCTCCGACGTGTTGCAACTTTCCGGTGGCCGTGGCGCGAGGTTGCATGTATGTTTTCTCGGGCCAGAGCGGACTGCAAATTACGAATACGCTGTTTCAGTTTAATTTCAAGGATAAGAC CTGGCGACGTATCTCAAACGAGCACATCTTGAGAGGGGCACCACCGCCGCCAGCACGGCGGTACGGCCACACTATGGTTCATCACGACCGGTTCTTGTACGTTTTTGGAGGGGCAGCGGATTCCACTTTGCCGAACGACTTGCATTGCTACGATTTGGATTCGCAGGTTTGGTCAACAGTCATTCCGGCGCCGGAATCTCAGGTCCCAAGTGGTCGTTTGTTCCACGCTGCAGCAGTTATCGGCGATGCCATGTACATCTTTGGCGGAACGATCGACAACAATGTCCGCAGTGGAGACATGTACCGGTTCCAGTTCTCCAGCTACCCGAAGTGTACCCTGCAGgatgattttggaaagtttctgcAGAACCGTCAATTTTGCGACGTGCAGTTTGTGGTTGGCACGGACGAGGTCAAAGTTCCGGCACACATTGCAATGATCGTGGCGCGATCACAGTTCTTGAGATCGAAAATATT AGCGGCTCGAGATGCTAGAAACCTgcattttgagaaacttttcggTACCACGGAGGTTCCCTTTGCCGAACGTCCCATACTTGAAGTTCAGTTGCCCAATGCACAACCGGAGGCTTTTGAAATGGTTCTTAACTACATTTACACGGATCGAATTGACT TTAAGGATCCGTTCTGCAACAAAATTGTGCTACTCATGATGGACGTCTATCAGCTGGCCGTACAATTTTACATTCCCAGATTGGAGCAGCTCTGTGTGCAGTACTTGGAGTTCAAAATTTCCAAAACCAATGTCCTGGATGCTCTCTACAATGCTGACCGAATGGGTCTTACCCTGATCAAGGACCATTGTCTTGGTTTCATCACCAAAGAGGATCACTTCTACGACATCGTCATGTCGCCGGAGTTCGCTGCACTTGAAAAGCCACTGATCGTGGAAATCATCCGCAAACGTTTGAATCCCAGTAAACATTCCACCGATATGAAGTACGACAAAACAATAGGAACATCTCTGGAAAACGATATGGCTGTGTTTCTGAAATCCGGTGGAAAGGAATTCTGCGACATCAATTTGGTTCTCGAAGGCAAAGTTATTCCAGCGCACAAATCGATTCTGGCCGCCAGATGCACGTACTTCCAGGCCATGTTCCGCTCGTTTATGCCAGCCGATAACACCGTCAAT ATTCAAATCGGTGACATCTCGCCATCCCAAGAGGCGTTCAGCTCTCTCCTGCGCTACATCTACTATGGCGACACGAAGATGCCTCCGGAGGACTCGTTGTATCTTTTTCAGGCCCCCTGTTTCTACGGATTCACCAACAACCGACTGCAGGCCTTCTGCAAGCACAACCTAGAGAACAACATCACGTACGATAACGTGCTGCAAATCTTGGAAGCGTCCGACAAAATGAATGTCCCCGACATCAAGAATTATGCCCTACGCATGGTGGTGCACAACTTTTCCCAGGTCGCACGGTTACCCAAGATGCAGGAATTGACACGGGAACTTCTGCTGGACGTGATCATGGCCGTGGCCGAAACCAAGGGGGATAGCAAACGCATCAGCCACGATTCGACCTTCATCAGTCTGTATAGTGACATTTGA